From a region of the Chitinophaga caseinilytica genome:
- a CDS encoding hybrid sensor histidine kinase/response regulator, with translation MSVHSIVRWAGKKITSVIKTGTKGLHEESAIQSVVLVNSLSIALSTLVLVIGPIFYLLTGNPYIVFPALAECIIAASALYLNYLNKHTTAALVTFLNQCAAVLYFGLALGDVLLLQLMVVFLIAVTFLIFNKSRIRRFCLLTALTVLVALEAGHYFHVGQFIYLDGQTAFFFRWCSMAGMLLLIVLTGRHYVRSSDFRRIFLYQVTHELRTPLNAVMLAGQLIKRELTYKPDARRISALTDHLLAAGNNADNILGNVLQLARKESGRHDELKAVPIAPRSFFSQIVELHGVVAQYSSVSLDFDMENMPPFISADPAKLHVITSNLLSHAIQFADRNSIVTVFVRGTADNRWEIRVSNAGRGIPDDRIEHVFEPFVTEGNLAVEGTGLGLFITRAKTLSMGGRIDVENQPGERTTFIVSLPLIPAEPGPSPNLVPDAGSNGAPLNLHVLIADDNDMNNLLLAQFLRRMGCRVSMAVNGEEAYRQAEHTSPDVIILDYHMPVMDGKEVLVKVREEASLKHIPVIMATADAYQSTRQLLMEAGATAFLQKPISFGMLQEALGRCVK, from the coding sequence AAACGGGGACCAAAGGGCTTCATGAGGAATCCGCGATCCAGAGCGTAGTCCTCGTCAACAGTCTCAGCATCGCACTTAGTACGCTGGTACTGGTCATCGGCCCGATCTTTTATTTGCTGACCGGCAACCCCTATATCGTATTTCCTGCGCTCGCGGAATGCATCATCGCCGCCTCAGCCCTTTATTTAAATTACCTCAACAAACACACCACCGCCGCCCTCGTCACCTTCCTCAACCAGTGCGCCGCCGTTCTGTACTTCGGTCTCGCCCTGGGAGACGTGCTCCTGCTGCAGCTCATGGTCGTGTTCCTCATCGCCGTCACTTTCCTCATCTTCAACAAATCCCGCATCCGCAGGTTCTGCCTCCTCACCGCGCTCACCGTACTGGTGGCCCTCGAAGCCGGGCATTACTTCCATGTCGGACAATTCATTTATCTCGACGGGCAAACCGCCTTCTTCTTCCGCTGGTGCTCCATGGCCGGCATGCTGTTGCTGATCGTGCTCACCGGCCGGCATTACGTGCGCAGCAGCGATTTCCGCCGGATATTCCTCTACCAGGTCACCCACGAGCTCCGCACACCGCTCAACGCCGTAATGCTCGCAGGGCAGCTCATCAAAAGGGAACTGACTTACAAACCCGACGCACGCCGCATCTCCGCGTTAACCGATCACCTCCTCGCGGCCGGCAACAACGCCGATAATATTCTCGGCAACGTTTTGCAACTGGCCAGGAAGGAATCCGGGCGGCACGACGAGCTGAAAGCCGTTCCCATAGCGCCGCGATCCTTCTTTTCCCAAATCGTGGAACTACACGGCGTTGTGGCGCAGTACAGCAGCGTTTCGCTGGATTTCGACATGGAAAACATGCCGCCGTTCATATCCGCCGACCCGGCCAAACTGCACGTCATCACCAGCAATCTCCTCTCCCACGCCATCCAGTTCGCCGACCGCAACAGCATCGTGACGGTGTTTGTACGGGGAACGGCCGACAACCGCTGGGAAATCCGCGTCAGCAACGCGGGGCGCGGCATTCCGGACGACCGGATCGAACACGTTTTCGAACCATTCGTCACCGAAGGCAACCTGGCGGTGGAAGGCACCGGGCTCGGGCTTTTCATCACCCGCGCCAAAACCCTTTCCATGGGCGGCCGGATCGACGTGGAAAATCAACCGGGCGAACGTACCACTTTCATCGTTTCGCTCCCGCTCATTCCTGCAGAACCCGGCCCCAGCCCCAATCTCGTTCCCGACGCCGGCAGCAACGGCGCGCCGCTCAACCTGCATGTGCTCATCGCAGACGACAACGACATGAACAACCTGCTGCTCGCGCAATTCCTCCGCCGGATGGGCTGCCGCGTGTCGATGGCCGTGAATGGCGAAGAAGCCTACCGCCAGGCGGAACATACGAGCCCGGACGTCATCATCCTCGATTACCATATGCCGGTGATGGACGGGAAAGAAGTGCTGGTGAAAGTCCGCGAGGAAGCCAGCCTCAAGCACATCCCGGTGATCATGGCTACGGCAGACGCCTATCAATCTACCCGCCAGCTCCTCATGGAAGCGGGCGCCACCGCTTTCCTCCAGAAGCCCATCAGCTTCGGGATGCTACAGGAAGCACTGGGGCGCTGCGTGAAATAA